The genomic segment TGGATCCATTGCGCGAGCGGCTATCGTGCGTCGATCGCCGCCGCGCTGCTGGACCGGCACGATCTGCGCGTCGTGCTGATCGACGACGATTTCAGCAACGCCGAAAAGATCGGGATACCGCGTCCAGCGGGTGAGGCGGGCAAAAACTCATTCTGAAGTAAAACCTGTAGTTCCCGACGGGCCCGGGTAGTGATAACTCATTGCCGCCTAATACAGGAGTTGACAATGAACGCATCGAGCGCCGATGTCATCACGTCGCCAGAGCTTCGGACGTTGCTGGAATCGCCCACGGCCCCACGGGTCATCGATGTCCGGACGCCCGCCGAGTTCGAAACCTCGCACATCGCCGGGTCTTACAACGTCCCGTTCGATGTCGTGGATGAACACGGCCCTGCCGTAGCCCAGCGCTTGGACGACGACGCCGATGTCGTGCAGACGGTGACCGAAACCACCTAGGCCCCGGTCTACGACTGAAACCTTATCGGCCGGGCGGTGTCGGCTGCCCGTACACCGCAACGACGACGGTGCGGTCCAGGCTGTT from the Mycobacterium lentiflavum genome contains:
- a CDS encoding rhodanese-like domain-containing protein → MNASSADVITSPELRTLLESPTAPRVIDVRTPAEFETSHIAGSYNVPFDVVDEHGPAVAQRLDDDADVVQTVTETT